AATCCACCGCAGATGTACATGTCCTTGAGCCGGTCGGTGATGCGCAGGTTGCCGTTCGTGTCGAGGACGCCGATGTCGCCGGTGTGCAGCCAGCCCTCGGCGTCGATGGCCGCGGCGGTGGCCTCCGGGTCGTCGAGGTAGCCCAGCATGACATTCGGTCCACGCAGGAGTACCTCGCCAGATTCGCCGGGAGTCGCTGAATCGATCCGTAATTCGAAGCCGGCGAACGGGCGGCCGCAGGTGGTCGCGACCGTCACCGCGTCGTCGTCGGCACGGCAACTGGTGCCCATGCCGTTGGCCTCGGTCAGGCCGTAGGCGGTCAGCACGATGTCGATGTCGAGTTCGGACTGCATGCGCTCCACCAACACAACCGGAACGGTGGCGGCGCCGGTGACAGCGAACCGCAGCGAACTCAGGTCGTAGTCGCCGCGCGCTGGGTGATCGAGCAGCGTTTGGTAAATCGTTGGCGGACCGGGCAATACGGTGATGCGGTGCTGCTCGATTGCCTGCAGCGCGCGCAGCGGATCGAACGTCAGGTGCGGGATCAGCGTCGCCCCGGTTTGCAGGCACGCCAGGATGCCGGCCTTGTACCCGAAGTTGTGGAAGAACGGGTTGATGCACAGGTAGCGGTCGTCGCTGCTGATCTTGCCGTTGGCGGCCCACGACGCCGACGCCGACAGCGATTGCCGGTGCGCGCAGAGCACGCCTTTGCTGCGGCCGGTGGTTCCGGATGTGAACAGGATGTCGCTGAGGTCGTCGGGCATGACGGCGGAGGCCCGCGCGATCACCGCGTCGGCGTCGGTGCCCTTCTCGATGAATTCGTCCCAGGTTCCGTCCCCGGTCTCAGGGGCGTCGATCGGAATCCGGACGATGTGGCGCAACGCGGGCAGCGCGGCGCGGTCCAGGTCGCCAAGCCGATCGTTGCCGAGGAATTGCCCCATTGCGAACAGCACCGGTGCATCCGTGCGCGCCAGGATGTCACTGGCTTCGGCGGCGGTGTAACGGGTGTTCAAGGGCACCATCGCGGCGCCGGCGTGGTGAATCGCCAGACAGGCGACCACCCAATGCCAAGTGTTGGGCGACCATATGGCCACCCGGTCGCCGTGCTCGACGCCGAGCGCGATCAGCGCCCCGGCCGCGCGGTGCACCTCGTCGCGCAGCTCGGTCGCGGTGAAGGACCTTTCCTCGGTGACGAGCGCTGCCTGGTCGGGGAATTGGTCGACCAACTGATCCAACGCCGCGGGCACAGTGCGCGGATCGCCAGTCATCGGGATACTCCTAACAAAGCAAGTGCTTGGTAGGTTAGCCTACAGGGCATGCAGGACGTCGAGGAGTTCCGGGCGGAGGTCCGCGGTTGGCTCGCCGACAATCTGGTCGGCGAATTCGCAGCACTCAAGGGCCTTGGCGGTCCGGGGCGCGAGCACGAAGCTTTCGAAGAACGCCGGGCATGGAATCAGCATCTCGCCGCCGCGGGCTTGACCTGTCTGGGGTGGCCGGAAGAGCACGGCGGCCGGGGGCTCTCGACGGCGCACCGGGTGGCCTTCTACGAGGAGTACGCCAAGGCCGATGCCCCGGACAAGGTCAACCACTTCGGCGAGGAGCTGCTCGGCCCGACACTGATCGCGTTCGGGACGCCCGAGCAACAGCAGCGTTTCCTGCCCCGCATCCTCGACGTCACCGAGCTGTGGTGCCAGGGGTATTCGGAGCCGGGCGCCGGCAGCGACCTGGCCAACGTGGCAACCACTGCCGAGCTCGACGGCTCAGGAGGCGGCGAGTGGGTGATCAACGGCCAGAAGGTGTGGACCTCGCTGGCGCATTGGGCGCAGTGGTGCTTCGTGATCGCGCGCACCGAGAAGGGCTCCAAGCGGCATGCCGGGCTGTCGTATCTGCTGGTGCCGCTGGACCAACCGGGCGTGGAAGTACGCCCGATCATCCAGCTGACCGGTGACTCGGAATTCAACGAGGTTTTCTTCGACGATGCCCGCACCGAGGCTCACCTGGTGGTCGGCGAGCCGGGTGACGGCTGGCGGGTCGCGATGGGAACGCTGACCTTCGAGCGCGGGGTCTCGACGCTGGGACAGCAGATCCGTTACGCCCGTGAGCTTTCCAACCTGGCCGAGGTTGCGCAGCGCAACGGCGCCGCCGACGATCCCTTCATCCGGGAGCGGCTGACCCGGGCCTGGACCGGTCTGCGGGCCATGCGCAGCTACGCGCTGGCCACCATGGACGTCGAGCAGCCCGGTCAGGACAACGTGTCGAAGTTGTTGTGGGCCAACTGGCATCGCGATCTCGGCGAGCTTGCGATGGACGTCGTCGGCAAGCCCGGGCTGACCCTGGCGGACGGCGAGTTCGACGAGTGGCAGCGGCTGTTCCTGTTCAGCCGTGCCGACACCATTTACGGCGGATCCAACGAGATTCAGCGCAACATCATCGCCGAGCGGGTGCTCGGCCTACCCCGGGAAGTTCGTGGATGAGCGCTTGCGCGAAGACACAGGAGGAAGCATGAGTCTGTCCGAAGCTCCGAAAGAGATTGCCGGACACGGACTCTTGACCGGCAAGGTGGTCGTTGTGACGGCGGCCGCAGGCACCGGCATCGGCTCGGCGACTGCCCGCCGGGCGCTGGCCGAGGGCGCCGACGTGGTGATCTCCGACCACCACGAGCGACGGCTGGGCGAGGCCGCCGAGGAGTTGTCGGCGCTGGGCCAGGGTCGGGTCGAGCACGTGGTGTGCGACGTGACGTCGACGGCTCAGATCGACGCGCTGATCGACTCGGCCACCGCACGGATGGGGCGCATCGACGTGTTGGTCAATAACGCCGGACTGGGTGGGCAGACGCCGGTGGCCGACATGACCGACGAGGAGTGGGACCGCGTCCTGGACGTCACCCTGACCTCAGTATTTCGTGCCACCCGCGCCGCGCTGCGGTACTTCCGCGACGCGCCGCACGGCGGCGTCATCGTCAACAACGCCAGCGTTCTGGGCTGGCGGGCGCAACACTCGCAGTCGCACTATGCGGCAGCCAAAGCGGGCGTGATGGCGCTGACCCGTTGCAGCGCAATCGAAGCCGCCGAATACGACGTCCGAATCAATGCGGTGTCGCCCAGCATCGCGCGGCACAAGTTCCTGGACAAGACGACCTCATCCGACCTGCTTGACCGGCTCTCGGCCGGCGAGGCGTTCGGGCGGGCCGCCGAGCCGTGGGAAGTCGCGGCCACCATCGCGTTCTTGGCAAGCGACTACTCGAGCTATCTCACCGGCGAGGTCATCTCGGTTTCCAGCCAACACCCGTGATCCCGGGTGGCCAAGCAAGCGCTTGGTT
The Mycobacterium sp. 050128 genome window above contains:
- the fadD3 gene encoding 3-((3aS,4S,7aS)-7a-methyl-1,5-dioxo-octahydro-1H-inden-4-yl)propanoate--CoA ligase FadD3, with product MTGDPRTVPAALDQLVDQFPDQAALVTEERSFTATELRDEVHRAAGALIALGVEHGDRVAIWSPNTWHWVVACLAIHHAGAAMVPLNTRYTAAEASDILARTDAPVLFAMGQFLGNDRLGDLDRAALPALRHIVRIPIDAPETGDGTWDEFIEKGTDADAVIARASAVMPDDLSDILFTSGTTGRSKGVLCAHRQSLSASASWAANGKISSDDRYLCINPFFHNFGYKAGILACLQTGATLIPHLTFDPLRALQAIEQHRITVLPGPPTIYQTLLDHPARGDYDLSSLRFAVTGAATVPVVLVERMQSELDIDIVLTAYGLTEANGMGTSCRADDDAVTVATTCGRPFAGFELRIDSATPGESGEVLLRGPNVMLGYLDDPEATAAAIDAEGWLHTGDIGVLDTNGNLRITDRLKDMYICGGFNVYPAEIEQVLARMDGVADAAVIGVPDERLGEVGRAFLVTRPGAKLDEQSVIAYTRKHLANFKAPRSVRFVDELPRNAGGKVLKPQLREWT
- the ipdE1 gene encoding acyl-CoA dehydrogenase IpdE1, whose translation is MQDVEEFRAEVRGWLADNLVGEFAALKGLGGPGREHEAFEERRAWNQHLAAAGLTCLGWPEEHGGRGLSTAHRVAFYEEYAKADAPDKVNHFGEELLGPTLIAFGTPEQQQRFLPRILDVTELWCQGYSEPGAGSDLANVATTAELDGSGGGEWVINGQKVWTSLAHWAQWCFVIARTEKGSKRHAGLSYLLVPLDQPGVEVRPIIQLTGDSEFNEVFFDDARTEAHLVVGEPGDGWRVAMGTLTFERGVSTLGQQIRYARELSNLAEVAQRNGAADDPFIRERLTRAWTGLRAMRSYALATMDVEQPGQDNVSKLLWANWHRDLGELAMDVVGKPGLTLADGEFDEWQRLFLFSRADTIYGGSNEIQRNIIAERVLGLPREVRG
- the ipdF gene encoding (5R,7aS)-5-hydroxy-7a-methyl-1-oxo-2,3,5,6,7,7a-hexahydro-1H-indene-carboxyl-CoA reductase gives rise to the protein MSLSEAPKEIAGHGLLTGKVVVVTAAAGTGIGSATARRALAEGADVVISDHHERRLGEAAEELSALGQGRVEHVVCDVTSTAQIDALIDSATARMGRIDVLVNNAGLGGQTPVADMTDEEWDRVLDVTLTSVFRATRAALRYFRDAPHGGVIVNNASVLGWRAQHSQSHYAAAKAGVMALTRCSAIEAAEYDVRINAVSPSIARHKFLDKTTSSDLLDRLSAGEAFGRAAEPWEVAATIAFLASDYSSYLTGEVISVSSQHP